In one window of Fibrobacter sp. UBA4297 DNA:
- a CDS encoding hydrolase has protein sequence MALSANITREGALELLKKYNKDPFHLEHGEIVENTMRYFARELGYGEDEEFWGIVGLLHDLDFELWPEQHCIKERELMQEAGLSEELIHATTSHGWSITVDVKPEHEMEKVLYAVDELTGLIGAVVLMRPSKSVQDLELKSVLKKYKSPKFAAGCSREVIERGANLLGWELNDLISRTIAALKTFRP, from the coding sequence ATGGCATTATCAGCAAATATTACACGCGAAGGAGCGCTTGAACTCCTTAAGAAATACAATAAGGATCCGTTCCACCTTGAACATGGCGAAATCGTAGAAAATACGATGCGTTACTTTGCTCGTGAACTCGGTTACGGCGAAGACGAAGAATTCTGGGGAATTGTCGGTCTCTTGCACGACCTTGATTTTGAATTGTGGCCGGAACAGCATTGCATCAAGGAACGCGAATTGATGCAAGAGGCGGGCCTTTCGGAAGAGCTGATTCACGCGACAACGAGCCATGGCTGGTCTATCACGGTGGATGTCAAGCCGGAACACGAAATGGAAAAAGTGCTTTATGCCGTTGATGAACTCACGGGTCTTATTGGCGCTGTTGTGCTGATGCGTCCGTCCAAAAGCGTACAGGATTTGGAACTGAAATCGGTCTTGAAAAAGTACAAGTCCCCGAAATTTGCGGCAGGGTGCTCCCGCGAAGTGATTGAACGCGGCGCAAACTTGCTCGGCTGGGAACTGAACGACCTCATCTCCCGCACGATTGCTGCGCTGAAGACTTTCAGGCCGTGA
- a CDS encoding O-acetylhomoserine aminocarboxypropyltransferase/cysteine synthase family protein translates to MTKNTSKKKIESAKNTANVTDPSTWNFATKCLQAGWKPKIGEPRVLPIFQSTTYKYEDVDEVERLFALKQSGNKYTRTGNPTVAAFESKITELEGGVGAVATASGQAAVLLAISNLVKAGDHIVASKNIYGGSYTLLSVRLSKLGIETTFIDPEDSIAELRKAFRPNTKLIFGETIGNPALGILDFEKFSKLAKEFDVPFLVDNTLATPFLVKPLKLGANVVIHSATKYIDGHAVALGGVVIDGGNYNWENGKFPDLVEPDAQYANTSYTQKFGRAAFIAKARAQFLRDYGAALSPFNAFLLNLGLETLHLRMPQHSNNALALAEFLSKHPAVNWVSYPGLKSSPYFKRIRKYFDYQGGSGVLTFGLKGGRAAIRSFVKALKVAALVVHVGDARTSVLHPATSTHSQLSPKDRLAAGIPEDMIRVSVGIEDPRDIIADFEQAIAASTKGGK, encoded by the coding sequence ATGACAAAGAATACATCAAAAAAGAAAATTGAATCTGCAAAGAATACCGCTAACGTTACCGATCCGAGCACATGGAATTTTGCAACAAAGTGTTTACAGGCGGGTTGGAAGCCCAAGATTGGCGAACCACGCGTACTCCCGATTTTCCAATCTACGACTTACAAGTACGAAGATGTTGACGAAGTGGAACGCCTCTTTGCACTCAAGCAATCAGGCAACAAATACACCCGCACAGGGAACCCGACCGTAGCGGCATTTGAAAGCAAGATTACGGAACTCGAAGGCGGCGTGGGTGCAGTCGCAACAGCATCGGGGCAAGCCGCAGTCCTCCTTGCGATTTCGAACCTCGTGAAAGCAGGCGACCACATCGTTGCTAGCAAAAACATTTACGGCGGCAGCTACACATTACTCAGCGTAAGACTTTCCAAGCTCGGCATTGAAACGACTTTCATTGACCCGGAAGATTCCATCGCAGAACTCCGCAAAGCATTCCGCCCGAACACCAAGCTCATTTTCGGCGAAACAATCGGCAACCCCGCCTTGGGCATTTTGGACTTTGAAAAGTTCTCCAAGCTCGCCAAGGAATTTGACGTTCCGTTCCTCGTTGATAACACGCTCGCAACGCCATTTCTCGTGAAACCTTTGAAACTCGGCGCAAACGTTGTCATTCATTCCGCCACAAAGTACATCGACGGTCACGCCGTTGCGCTCGGTGGTGTCGTCATTGACGGTGGCAATTACAACTGGGAAAACGGTAAGTTCCCAGACCTCGTGGAACCGGATGCGCAATACGCAAACACCTCCTATACTCAAAAATTTGGACGTGCCGCATTTATCGCAAAGGCTCGCGCTCAATTCTTGCGCGATTATGGCGCCGCATTAAGCCCGTTCAACGCATTCCTTTTGAATTTGGGCCTTGAAACGCTCCATTTGCGAATGCCACAGCACAGTAACAACGCACTCGCATTGGCTGAATTTTTGTCCAAGCACCCCGCCGTGAATTGGGTCAGCTATCCGGGACTCAAATCTAGCCCATATTTCAAGCGCATCCGCAAATACTTTGATTATCAAGGCGGCAGCGGCGTACTCACATTCGGCCTCAAGGGTGGCAGAGCTGCCATCCGCTCGTTTGTCAAAGCTTTGAAAGTCGCAGCACTCGTCGTACACGTTGGCGACGCCCGCACAAGCGTTTTGCACCCGGCAACAAGCACTCATTCGCAGCTTTCGCCGAAGGACAGACTCGCCGCAGGCATCCCCGAAGACATGATTCGCGTATCCGTGGGCATTGAAGACCCGCGCGACATCATCGCTGACTTTGAACAAGCTATTGCAGCAAGCACCAAAGGCGGTAAGTAA